CAACGGTTATCCGCTCCAGGTGTTTTTCCACTGGATGCAATGGTCGACCTTCCATTTGGAAAATCTTTCGCACCGATTTAATCCGTTTGACTTGGCTCTCGAGAAAAACTCTATTTTAATTACGTTAGAACTACCGCTATAAACGATTATTAGAAGTGCAAAGTAACCTGAGTTCATGCTTAAAATCGATTCCAAGTGTTTTAAACGAATCAGTGTCCATAATCGTGTTGAAAGCTTGCTGCAGTTCAATATCATCCAAAGGGTCTTCATCCGGATAAGGGGAAGCGGCTTTGATATGATCAAGAGCTCGCTGGAAATCAACAGGGCGATCTTTGGCTTCCATGTAAGTAGGATCCAGCCCATCACCTCCATAAACGAACTGGATAATCTCACCAGCGGAGTTCCTCACAGTCGAATCGTATTGGCAACAAAGGTCTTCTAGGGATTTTACTAGTCGCCGTTGCATATACCtatgaaaaaatacaaaattaataacatCACTGAAGTCATTTAGTGCCGATTTCGAATAACCTACCCAGTCTCAGCTGTTTTTACGGCTGTATCTACCAATCCTTCACGCCCACCCATCGTGTGGAAGAAAAATTCTGTGGGAGTAAGTCCGGAGTAAAAGCTGTTGGAGACAAAACCTTTAGCAGCCGGGATTTTCGAATGTCGCTTGAAATGAGGCAAACTACGATCTTCAAAACCATTGGGCACTCGTTTGCCGTTTAAAGCTTGTTGTCCTACGCAGGCAATCATCTGAGAAATGTTGATGTATGATCCTTTTGAACCACTTTTAGACATGACCAATGGACTATTGCTCGGATGCAGCTCCTTTTTACACACTTCTCCGGCCTGGTCACGAATTCCAGAAAGTTCTGTATTCCACGagtaataaacaaaattttaacataTTATTTTAAGTATTAATTCATTACTGACTACTGTTATTTAACAAACCTTTCAAGATTTTAGATTCCAAAGATTCCTCTTCATTGCATCCCGGAAGGCAAGGTAATTGACCGATAGTGAGTAAACGAATGTATTCGTCGCACTTGGAATAACCAGAGTCCAAcagtatttgtttttctttcagcaGAGTTTTACCTAAGTAAAACATTGAAGGAATGTTacgaaaccccaaaaaaatataaataaaatatataatgaTTACCAGGAGTTACATCGCCAATGCCGATAGAGAATCCTCGGTTCATCATATAATAAGAAGCTACTCGGCAAAGTTTCCACATTGCCTGAATAGCGAAATCCTCTCCGTAGTCACGAAGAAGTAcgtaaaaaatgttgatttttgaaCCAGATCCAATGGTAGATTTGTCAACGCATCCTGCTAACACTTCAGAATTACGGACCAACAGAAACCCGTCATTGACGCAAAACTCTTCGTTCTTCTTTGAATACTCTTTTCCTTTGGTTCTCAGGTTAACTTTAATGCGATCTCCAGGATTAGGACGAAGAATCAAACTGAAAATCTGTTTTCCTGACCATAGGGCTGCGGGTTTTTGGATACACGGAGGCGGAAGTTTAATGACCATGTTTACTTCGTCACCTATTAAAAAGGTAAGTTGATTTAAGTCATGCAAACTGAAAGAAATTAGAGAAACGTACCTGCAAGCATGGATGCCACCATTTGGCAAGTCTTGGCTCGATCGAAGAAAGCATCCTTTAATGTCAGCAAGTAAGCTCCAGTTATGAAATCCTattatcaattaaaattacacCAATCATTTATACACCCTTGATTGCATAAATTATTACCTGAATAGCTGCTATCAATAATTCGCCGTTACGCGGAGTTactaaattatatttatttcccaTTAGGATCCAGGCTTCGGCGCGAGCTTCTTCTGTTTGAGGAAGATGGAGATTCATCTCGTCACCGTCAAAATCTGCATTGTAGGGTGTACAGACGCACTCATTAAAGCGGAAAGTGCGGTGCGGCAAAATCTTGGCTCGGTGACACATAATGGAAAGTTTGTGCAACGACGGCTGACGGTTGAACAAGACGATATCTTCGTCCATCATATGTCTTTCAATCAAATCGCCGAGCTGaagggaaatatttcatgtcATTAAGAGTAACacgaatttataaaaaataatactaatTTACCTTCAGGTTTCTTGCAAGGTTTTCGCGATTTCCGTACTTGAGGAACTTTCTCACACCTGAACTTTTTTCCTGTAGGTAATTGGCGCCAGGATGGACGTCTGCTCCGTTTCTTACTAGTTTTCTCATTAATTCGATATTGGCTTCATTGACGCGAGTAGGGAAAGTCAGAATTTTCGCAACCAACTCCGGAACGCCAACTTGATCAATCCGCAAATTGGGGTCAGGCGAAATTACTGTTCTTCCGGAAAAATTGACACGCTTCCCAGAAAGATTTCCACGAAATCGCCCTTGTTTTCCTTTAAGGCGTTGAATTATACCTCGGGATGATTTTTTGGGCTGCATGTTTAGAGGAATTCCAGATAATTCACCGTTGATGTAAAGTGCAGATTGTAGTTGCAAAAAATCCCAAGCTTCTAGAATCAATGAACTATTTGCACCGATGAGGCGGTGCTTGACAATAACGTCATTCAGGAAGACAATTTCTGTAAGTTTCATTGTCAAATCATCCTCGTTTGTTCCCGATTTCAAATCAGACACTACAGAAGGTCGAATGCAAACAGGAGGGACTGGAATGCGGGTGAAAATCATGTCCTTCGGGTGCCCATGTTGTGGATTCATCAGTAAAAATTGGACATCTTCATCTGGAATTCTCTCAAATAGGTGAAGTACTTCAAGTGGATTCAACATTTTGATCAAGCCACATGACAACATTGGTTCAATCTCCTTGTTGAACTGAACAGCATTATCGTAGGCAACCAATTCTGCTTTAATGATGGTATTATCTTTTTTGACACTTCTAAATTTTTCATGGGATATCTTCAACATTCCACACTTTTTTACCACACCATTGATATCATTACAATGGGGGCACCTTGTTACTTTTTTGCACACTTCTTGAATTTGCTTCCTCAGTGCTTTCTTAGTAAGATAGGGTAAATTTGGATTCCTTAGCTTAGCTCGATaaatttttctcatcttttcaTTTAGCAGCGCATGAGAGCATGTTTTGCATATTGTTTGCAAGACAGTTATAGTAGCCTTGAAATATCCAACGTGGAAAACTGGAAGCTCCAAATCAATGTAACCAAAATGGCCTACACATTCATCAAGCCCTTTTCCGCAAGTCCCACAAAGTGCATCTTTCACACTCATCccctgaaaattaaaaaacatgtATTGAAGGATTTCATCGCAAtgtcaataattttaaaataatcgtTTACCATTCTCCTGTCCAGCATTCCATATTGCACTGGTGTTCTAGAAGAATCTCGATTATACAGTTCTTTGGCCACTACTTGAATGTGGGATTGCTGTTGTATTTGCTGTGGGCTCTCAATTCCAAAGCTTACTTTGGCTCTATTAATGTGATTAATGTAAATTAATATAGTGATCAATTATTAGTTATTAACTTTATAGTATTTTGAGGAAAAGAAACTTACATTTTTCTGATCACATCAGTCTCGCGATACTGTTCTTTAACCATTTTTTGGCTTCTTTCTACAGTCGTGTAACGAAAATTAAACACGTGTAACTTACACGACAAAGGAAATTTTAACCGAACAGATGTTGGAACCGTTGGAACTTACAAGTTACAACAGAGACCGCAACTGTGATGTTGCCAAATATATTATAGATTCGGAGGGTATTAAAAACAGtattaataaaaatcaaccaaaaagaagctaattaaaatttttgaatttcagaaGTTTAAATCTGCTACCTAATATAAATAATGAAgatattcaaatattataaaaattgaaaaaaacgtTTGCGCTAGTATTTTAGTCATagacaaagaccactggttgaagctcttcataagaaaattaacatggccaactgtcgccagaattcttgctacccttcctccgatttcTCCAATCTTGGACTACT
This window of the Daphnia pulex isolate KAP4 chromosome 5, ASM2113471v1 genome carries:
- the LOC124193407 gene encoding DNA-directed RNA polymerase III subunit RPC1-like, whose product is MVKEQYRETDVIRKIAKVSFGIESPQQIQQQSHIQVVAKELYNRDSSRTPVQYGMLDRRMGMSVKDALCGTCGKGLDECVGHFGYIDLELPVFHVGYFKATITVLQTICKTCSHALLNEKMRKIYRAKLRNPNLPYLTKKALRKQIQEVCKKVTRCPHCNDINGVVKKCGMLKISHEKFRSVKKDNTIIKAELVAYDNAVQFNKEIEPMLSCGLIKMLNPLEVLHLFERIPDEDVQFLLMNPQHGHPKDMIFTRIPVPPVCIRPSVVSDLKSGTNEDDLTMKLTEIVFLNDVIVKHRLIGANSSLILEAWDFLQLQSALYINGELSGIPLNMQPKKSSRGIIQRLKGKQGRFRGNLSGKRVNFSGRTVISPDPNLRIDQVGVPELVAKILTFPTRVNEANIELMRKLVRNGADVHPGANYLQEKSSGVRKFLKYGNRENLARNLKLGDLIERHMMDEDIVLFNRQPSLHKLSIMCHRAKILPHRTFRFNECVCTPYNADFDGDEMNLHLPQTEEARAEAWILMGNKYNLVTPRNGELLIAAIQDFITGAYLLTLKDAFFDRAKTCQMVASMLAGDEVNMVIKLPPPCIQKPAALWSGKQIFSLILRPNPGDRIKVNLRTKGKEYSKKNEEFCVNDGFLLVRNSEVLAGCVDKSTIGSGSKINIFYVLLRDYGEDFAIQAMWKLCRVASYYMMNRGFSIGIGDVTPGKTLLKEKQILLDSGYSKCDEYIRLLTIGQLPCLPGCNEEESLESKILKELSGIRDQAGEVCKKELHPSNSPLVMSKSGSKGSYINISQMIACVGQQALNGKRVPNGFEDRSLPHFKRHSKIPAAKGFVSNSFYSGLTPTEFFFHTMGGREGLVDTAVKTAETGYMQRRLVKSLEDLCCQYDSTVRNSAGEIIQFVYGGDGLDPTYMEAKDRPVDFQRALDHIKAASPYPDEDPLDDIELQQAFNTIMDTDSFKTLGIDFKHELRVFLESQVKRIKSVRKIFQMEGRPLHPVEKHLERITVGQLVEFCDFSKEKYERAKIEPGTAVGALCAQSIGEPGTQMTLKTFHFAGVASMNITQGVPRIKEIINASKAISTPVISTQLLKDDDPEYARRVKGRIEKTTLGEVTEYFEEVYLPDDCFLLIKLDMNRIRLLKLEVDASSIRWSLCTGKLKIKPNFVVVVSETIITVKPAPSAKSSMYHVMQHLKEELPKVVIKGLPTVSRAVINIDDTRKPPRYYLLVEGDNMREVMATYGVKGTSTTSNNILEVYSTLGIEAAKATIAKEIQYTMESHGMSVDRRHVALLSDLMSCRGEILGITRNGLAKMKESVLMLASFERTSDHLFDAAYYGQEDEVTGVSECIIMGIPMAIGTGAFKLLYKTGKKDPPKPVPLIFDVPEYHVPMV